A genome region from Hippopotamus amphibius kiboko isolate mHipAmp2 chromosome 1, mHipAmp2.hap2, whole genome shotgun sequence includes the following:
- the PSMB2 gene encoding proteasome subunit beta type-2: MEYLIGIQGPDYVLVASDRVAASNIVQMKDDHDKMFKMSEKILLLCVGEAGDTVQFAEYIQKNVQLYKMRNGYELSPTAAANFTRRNLADYLRSRTPYHVNLLLAGYDEHEGPALYYMDYLAALAKAPFAAHGYGAFLTLSILDRYYTPSISREKAVELLRKCLEELQKRFILNLPTFSVRIIDKNGIHDLDNISFPKQGS; the protein is encoded by the exons ATGTCCTTGTCGCCTCCGACCGGGTGGCCGCTAGCAATATTGTCCAGATGAAGGACG ATCATGACAAGATGTTTAAGATGAGTGAAAAAATCTTACTCCTGTGTGTTGGAGAGGCTGGAGACACTGTACAGTTTGCAGAATATATTCAGAAAAACGTGCAGCTCTATAAGATGCGGAATG GTTATGAATTGTCTCCTACAGCAGCAGCTAATTTCACTCGCCGAAACCTGGCTGACTATCTTCGGAGTCGG ACGCCATATCATGTCAACCTCCTCCTGGCTGGCTATGATGAGCATGAGGGTCCAGCACTCTACTACATGGACTACCTGGCAGCCTTGGCAAAAGCCCCTTTCGCAGCCCACGGCTATGGTGCCTTCCTGACTCTCAGTATCCTGGACCGATATTACACACCAT CTATCTCACGTGAGAAGGCAGTGGAGCTTCTTAGGAAATGTCTGGAGGAG CTCCAGAAACGCTTCATCCTGAATCTGCCAACCTTCAGTGTGCGAATCATTGACAAAAATGGCATCCACGACCTGGACAACATTTCCTTCCCGAAACAGGGCTCCTAA